The region ACCTTAAATCCAGAGCAGTTTCTATTATAAACAGAAATACCGGTCGAGGCGTAGAGGTTTCCTTTCCAGGCTTTGAAACCGTGGCCTTCTGGTCACCTTATCCGGGAGAAGCGCCTTTTGTCTGCGTGGAGCCCTGGAATGGTTCCGCAATCTATGCTACGGAAGATGACGAATTTATTCATAAGAACCATGTACAGACCTTAAAACCAGGAAAGGCAAAAAGCTACGGCCTTTCCATAAAAATTCTCAACGAATAAGGAAACAGGCAGCGAATCGGCTGATTTTCGCTGCCTGCCCTGAATTTACAGAATATGAAGAATTTTTCAGATGTGATTTGCCGACCTTTGAAACAGAATTTTAACTCTTTGGATTGGGATAACAATACCATGAACTTCCGGTCAAAACAACCCGCTTTGCTTATTTTAATGGAATTGTTGCGCTATTCTATATATTTCTACAAGGACAAACAATTTTCCTTTAAAAATTCCCTGTACCTATTTTCAAATTTCTTTCTCCTTCCGTCGTTTACATACAAAACCTCACCGTTTTGCATTTCAACCGCCTCTCCCCTTACACTCCTAACATAATGCATATTTATAATGTTATGCCTGTTAATCCTGACGAAACGGTCTTTGGGCAGCTTTTCCTCCTCTTCATCAAGCCTTGCGCGGATCCGCATCCGGCCGCTGCCTGCTACCACACTGGTTTTTCTGTAATAAGATTCCAGATAAAGGATATCCCTGATATCCAGGATCGCGGACTGTCCGTTAAAGAAAACAGGATATTTTGTCGGATGCAAGCTGCTGTTCCCTTTTGGATAAATCACAATCATATCATATACGGAACACCCTAATGTGGTAAAATGTCCCTCTTTAATCGAAAAATAGTCTACCTTTAACCGGCTGTTCCAGGTGCCGGGATAGACATATTCTAATCCCTGTGTCTGTTTTTCATTGGTAAAAAAGGCAATTCTCATATTCAGATCCCCCTGTATCTATTCTTAACTTGCGGATGATAAAGTCCCGCATCCTATAAAACGATTTCCACGAAAGCTTATAACGCAAAAACAAAAGAGAACCTGAAGGCAGCGAATAATTACGTTGTTTTTCCTCAAACTAAATAATAGAATCCTAAAAACTGCCGGAAGGAGAATACGAAATGAAATCAGAAAATAAAAATGAGAACCAAAAGAAGAAGACGGAATCAACCACCTCCAAGAATAATTATGACATTGACATCCAGGCCTGCTCTACCATGGATTGCACCGGACTTATTCCCTCAGCTCCCCAATCTGAGGCTGAGCTGGAATCATACGAAGACCTTTATCCTTTCATGCCTCATTCAAAGAACGTAGATAAGGACTCCAGGTAAGGCTGAAAAAATGGCAAAAAAATAAGAAGGCCTCTTAAACGGCCTTCTTATTCTCTATTCTGCTTTTAACGAAGCCGGAATTTACTCATTAATTCCCGCAGGCTCTCCGCCTGGCTGGAAAGTTCTTCACTGGCCGCAGCACTTTCCTCTGCGGTAGCGGAGTTGTTCTGGACTACGGAAGAAATCTGCTCG is a window of [Clostridium] saccharolyticum WM1 DNA encoding:
- a CDS encoding LytR/AlgR family response regulator transcription factor, whose translation is MRIAFFTNEKQTQGLEYVYPGTWNSRLKVDYFSIKEGHFTTLGCSVYDMIVIYPKGNSSLHPTKYPVFFNGQSAILDIRDILYLESYYRKTSVVAGSGRMRIRARLDEEEEKLPKDRFVRINRHNIINMHYVRSVRGEAVEMQNGEVLYVNDGRRKKFENRYREFLKENCLSL